The Maniola jurtina chromosome 13, ilManJurt1.1, whole genome shotgun sequence genomic interval attttatgtatgaaatatggaatttaattgatatttggCCCACTAAAGAATTAGTTGAATACTTTATGCCGGAGGCATTTAAAAGAGGTTTTCCGAGTACAAGAATTATTGTGGACACAACGGAAATACCCATTACAAAGCCTGGTAATCCTATAGCACAGCAAGTGACATTCAGCAattataaacacaaaaatactGTGAAGGCTATGATTGGGGCAACACCTGGTGGTCTAATATCATATATCTCAGAATGTTATGGTGGTTCTGTCAGTGATAGACAGATCATAGAAAGATCTGAGCTGGTTAATCGTTGTGACAGTGGCGACTCTATTATGGCTGATAGAGGTTTCAATGTGCAGGATATATTTGCTACAAAAGACGTTACTATTAATATTCCAACATATTTGAAAGGAAAGACACAAATACCTGGTATTAGAATAGTCCAGGATCGAAAACTAGCAAGCAAACGAGTGCACATAGAACGTATTATTGGGCTAGCCAAAACTTAcaagattttaaaaagtgaattaaGCCCATACCACGTAGCCTTATCATCAagaattttattcatttgtgcttttgtatgtaattttagagaaaatattatgaaataaaagctgtttaatcttatataaattttttattagacattattattctttatataGGAGTTTTTTAATCACAGCAGCTTTAAAGAagttgtgataaaaataatcaagtttTTCTAACATGTACTTAATGAATTCTTCATCATAATCAATGAATATGACTTCTAAACTTTTGAAGGTATAAACCAATAAGTTGCAAAATTTCCTTTTTGTGACATACAATTGCCCTTGTATTTGATAGTAATATATGTTGTTCTTTTTCAAAGAGAGTTTCCCATTTTCATATTGTAGATATGGCACATTTAGTGGACAAACTTCTTTGTTCCGCGAACTATATGGACATTTTACTTCTATTATTGTTTCTGATCCCAGTAAGCCATCAGGGGATGCTCCTAGGTAAGGACGTTCCTTACTCAAAAATAACCCACATTCTGTAATTTCAAGATTAAAAGTgtccatatattttttcattgcaattttttcatttatattaccATGTGCcattgctttggtttttattgtagttttatgTAAGATTTGACTggaatatttcaataaactttcagtttttaaatgGCACACAGTATGAAAAATGCTGGCTGTTATATGGGTTTTTCTGTAACTATGCCATTTTGGGTTATTGCTTTGTCCTCGAGTCTCCCTTTCTATTTCCAGAATCTTTTGTTCTGATACATTTTGCAATACCATAGATTCTAAAAAACAATCTATAGCACTTTTTTCCAAGTACTCATGGTCCAAACATATGCTTCGTTGGCTGGCTACAGGATATATCTGTTTTATAGGCATTGATGACTGTGGATAATTTAGAATCATGGACTGGAATCTGCATTGAAATGCCTTCTTGTCAAAATCAGGGTTTTGCTTCAAGTATGGCGAGAAGACAGTATTATTTATATCCCTTTTTGATGGGAATCTGGAAGCTCGTAATGGAGTAGCATAATATTTCCTTGATGGCTTATGGAATGTCTGTAGTTGTGACGTAGAAACTTCatgaagtattattattttttgctggaCAATGTTTTCTGCTGCAAGAAGCACCACAGCAATGTGTTTACAGTGGGCTTCATTGCCTTCACCTGCTGCACATTCACAGTTTGCCTCTTCAGGCATTCCATCGTTATTTAATTTGATGTTAATCTCGTATTGAAGTTGTTTCATGGATGCCTTGCAATAACCTGgaagtataggtataataaattttaattatcaaaTTAAGGCAAGTACACAAACAAAATCTAAAACCACACTGTCATACCACAATCAATAGTAGTTGCATATTATTTCAGTCATcgccttttattttcttatatcctactaatattaaaaatgcaaaagtatgtttgtttgttggtttattcatttgtccttcaatcacgccacaacagagcaatggaatgtgattttttgtatgggtatagttaagAACCTGAAgagtggctactttttatcctggaatattGTGTGAGGAGTTTCAGTAGTACTTAATCAAAAAACTTATTCCACACAATTTccaaggcatcagctagttaaaattaaatagctaGTCTAGTATAAGTGGAAATAAGCCTACcttttaggtaagtatcttggCCAGATGTTGCTGATCGTAAAACAAGAAGGTATCTCGATTCATACAATTTAACAGCATCgcagatatttttattgaatctgAAATAAATACCAATGCATGAGGACTGAATGAGGCTTAGGGTATTACATGATAAATAAAGGaacagtattattatattaaatgtcttttgaaagaattatattatattatttgttattataagcactaggtacctacctatcaaagtaACTTTGAATATGATGTTTGGTAATCTTCGGCAATATGGTGGAGCTATTAACGTCTTTGTAAAGTTCTACAGCAGGTACGTCAATTGCTTGGCTTTGAGAAGCTTGCAGGGTTTGGtgaccaaaattaaaatttcgatCGTAGGCTTctaacctaaaaattaaaaacatatattatgtactaaagtAACGATCTCAGgactatacttaattttttaacatgaattatttaagaataaaaacattcaaatccaaaaaaaaggtgctaattatataaaagaccactaaaaaaaattaataatatatattaggaCTACCTTTCTACAAGTTCCGATTTCTTTCCAGTTATCCTCCCTCCtcgtttttttaattcgtcTTTCAATTCTTTGAGCTTCCAGGTAGAATACATATCAAGTATTGCGTTGATCGATAGGTTTTAACCACAAAAAACAGCAAAAAATCGATTTGCAAACTGATGTAAACAAAGCAATTACAAAATGACAGCGGCCATCGCGCTTCTAGCGCCCTCTGCGCTCAGCTTTGCGTCAGCATCTTCAATGAAGatgctgaaataaataaattcatttgcTGTAGTGCgtgcatattttaataaaatgtctTTAAAATGGACTGGAAATCAAAGTGAAACTGGAATATTACGAAAGAGTGATTGTaaagagaagaaagaagaactATTCGTGTTCGGCTATTCGTGCAAACTTTTCAGGGACGATGTTAAAGCCCTGCAGATTGACCAAGGCAAACACCTCATTCCGTGGATGGGGGATGAAACGTTGAAAATCGACAGGTTCGATCCGTTTTTTACTATAAGACTGCTAACTGTGGcgctaaaaaagttttaaaatatagtaaataatgagaaaatgttaattttttggAAGATGCTACTAAGTATTTCGCAGAGCTGAGTGTCGGCGCTAACGCGAGGGGCTGAGCACGGTGGGCGCGCGGCCTCCGCCTCGCGTTTTGTTATGGTGACTGCCTGCGGTGGTATGTATTACGCTAAGGTACTATTGCGTACGTACGATAGATTTGTGTGACTTTGAAATTCATCTCTCCAAACGGACGAATGTAACACGCATACAATATGTTGATAGGGAAACAGTTTACTGTGTGAATTCTTTATAAATAACGATACTATTTTTTTGCTCAGCCTCACCAATGTGACAtgtgaaatttctgaaaattcctTCATACTTTGAGTCTACAATAAACACACAAAATCTCAGTGTTCTAGAACCAGCAATTTACCCTGTAAGTTGACAtgtgagtcagtcagtttttccacTTATATGGTACTAGCTGACCCACCCCAGATTTGCTCGagcagaatttttgaaaattagtgaGCAACTggaattgcaaaaaaaaatttgaaaatatgtGCTTCTTTACTTTTAACCAAAAGCCCAATTACCAGTATTCATGCATAAAACTTGAAAATTGACAGACTATTagaaactttcatcccctatttcaCCCCTTAGATTTTAAAT includes:
- the LOC123871111 gene encoding uncharacterized protein LOC123871111; the protein is MYSTWKLKELKDELKKRGGRITGKKSELVERLEAYDRNFNFGHQTLQASQSQAIDVPAVELYKDVNSSTILPKITKHHIQSYFDRFNKNICDAVKLYESRYLLVLRSATSGQDTYLKGYCKASMKQLQYEINIKLNNDGMPEEANCECAAGEGNEAHCKHIAVVLLAAENIVQQKIIILHEVSTSQLQTFHKPSRKYYATPLRASRFPSKRDINNTVFSPYLKQNPDFDKKAFQCRFQSMILNYPQSSMPIKQIYPVASQRSICLDHEYLEKSAIDCFLESMVLQNVSEQKILEIERETRGQSNNPKWHSYRKTHITASIFHTVCHLKTESLLKYSSQILHKTTIKTKAMAHGNINEKIAMKKYMDTFNLEITECGLFLSKERPYLGASPDGLLGSETIIEVKCPYSSRNKEVCPLNVPYLQYENGKLSLKKNNIYYYQIQGQLYVTKRKFCNLLVYTFKSLEVIFIDYDEEFIKYMLEKLDYFYHNFFKAAVIKKLLYKE